In Pan troglodytes isolate AG18354 chromosome 20, NHGRI_mPanTro3-v2.0_pri, whole genome shotgun sequence, the genomic window CTAAAGAAACATTGGATGTCATTAATGGATCATAGAGCACCATGATTGAAATTAAACGGGCAGGTGGTATTATCAACACATTTTCTACGTCTGTGAAGAAGGTTGGACCCAATCACCAAAAGGGAGAACCACCACCCACCCCTACCTCCACTTCTTGAATGAAAGGGGAGTCTATGTACATTTTATGGTGGACTCCAGGTCCCTGCCTCAAAGAATGCTACTCCGAAATGGACCTGGGTGAGGCAGGATAGGCAGTCAAGGAAACGACCACGTCCTCAGGATGCTGCACGCGTGGTGACTGTACAGTCAACACAGTAAGCCTCAGCGTTCACATTGGAATTGAGTTCATTCAAGCAAGGCCATCTCCAGTAGGGTATTTCCACTGTAGTATTTCCACTGTAGAGAGAATGCGCACGTTGATCTTACCCATCCACAAACCGACACATTTCTTGTTATGATAGTAAAAAACACACACCTGGGCGGGCAGTTAAGACGCTAATGAGACGTGTGCACAGCTACTGCACCTGTGTGCCCAAAGGAGCACCCAGAATATGCTTAGTAGTAACACCTCTTCCCATCCCCCTAGGTGTAATCATCCAAGACTCCCATAAAGAGGAGTCTCCCTCAAGCATGTCTTTGCTGTCTCATCCTTGGGAGCAGCCGGCCCTGAATCCTTGCTCCCAGGATGTCCTGTCTATTCTGCACTTAACTTTCAAGATATTATATTTCCTCTGTAATCAATTATTCTATGATGCATCTCTCTGCTGTGGGTCTCTTGATTAAATTCCTTTAAATTAAGATGACAAGAACCAAAGTCTTACAAAAGTAGTCTTTAATAAATGAATCCAGCCTATTTGGGAAGGGACCTTTCCAGACCTCTGCAGATTGCAGGACTCTGCCCGTCAGCTCAATCAGCCATCCATAAAATGTCCTCCCAAGACCAGCAGCATGAGCACCACCTAAAATGTACATTCTCAGGTAATCCCAAACAAGTAAAATCTGAGAAATTGTCACCAAGAGGATCCTAGGGAGACGTGACAACTCAAGGCAATGTGGTGTCTTggatggggaggaaggaagaggagggcatTGTGTAAACACTAAGGAGGCCTCAATAAGGTATGGGCCTTAGATCACGGCAATATATCCAGTCAGTTCATCGCTCCAGTCAGTTCAAAGATGCCATCCTAATGAACCATGTTGGCAATGGGGGAAGCCATGTGGGGCATTAGGGAGCTCTATGGACTTTAGAAAGCTATtctaaaatgaattatatattttaatgcacACTCTCAGGCCCCATGCCCGATCTGCTCAATCAGAAGCTGAGTCTGGGGCCCACCCACCTGAGGATTAACCACGCCTTCAGGGGATGGTAGTATCACTAAGACCAACTAGTCACCAGAGACTCCCAATGCCTCTGTAGTTCAAGAGTCAAATCGGGAATTTAGAGGTTGCCAAATTTAGGCCACAAAATACACCATCTGGGGCAGGGAGATAAATATGCAGAGCAGAGAGGATTCCGGGGGCAGTGAAAATACCCCCCAGGATACTCCAGTGGTGTATACTCATGAGGcctttgtccaaacccacagcaTGTACAACACCCAGAGCGAGCCCTAATGAACACCATGGACTCTGGGTGGTGGTGATATGTCCAGGCAGGCTCACTGATGGAACAGGTGCACCGCTCTGCTGGGGATGCTGGGCGGGGAGAGGCTGTGCCGTGTAGGGAGGGAGTCTAGGGGAACTCTGTGCTGTCCACTGAATTTCCCTGTGAACCTAAACAGCTCTGAAAAAGAAAGTctagagccaggcgtggtggctcaccccacaccagcctgggcaacaagaaatcccatcactacaaaaaattatttcaaaaatttgaatatcataattataataaagtctaataaaaacaatacagggcacagcggctcatgcctgtaatgccagcacttaaggaggccgaggcagttggatcacttgtacttaggagttcaagaccagcctgggcaacatgtcaaaattccatctctacaaaaaccacaaaaattagccaagttggtggcgtgctcctgtagtctcggctgctcgggaggcttagacaggaggattgcttgagcctggaaggtcgcggctgcagtgagcggtgattatgccactgaacctcagcctgcgtgacagagggagatgccatctcaaaaaaaaaaaaaaaaaaagaaaaaagaaaacgaaaactCTACAGGATACCCAATAAAAGCTGAGtttcagataaataacaaataatttagAACACGCTGATACTAAAGAAAATTGTTTATCTGAAACTCAAATTTCATCAggcattatgtattttatatggcCACCCTCCTTGGACAACTGTACTTTACAGCAAAACAGTGGGTAACCCCATGTCAATCAGGAAACTCAGTTTTTCGTTATACAATATTGAAAACTAATAAGATGATCGTTTATTGGAAGAACAGCAACACAAACCAAAATAAACCTATAAGAAAACAATGGAcataatgaaacagaaaacaaagctcAGTGGGGAGGACACATATTTACTCAAACATCCTGGCAATTCATATCTAGGGCACTCCCTCTGTGTGTCAGGCGCCCTTGCATGTGTCAAATGTCATCTGATAACATTGATGAAAAATATCATTCACTTCTTCTTGGTGCAGAAGGCATAGACCAGATTATGCAATCACTGAGAAGTAGCTTCTGGATGTGTTTTCTGGTGGCGTCTTAACAATTTCAGCCGACTGAAGGCTCTTGGACACTTGgaacatttgtagggtttctctccggAGTGGATGCGCTGGTGCTCCTTCAGGCTCCCCCTGTAGGTGAAAACTTTCTTGCAGTCTTTACATTCGAAGGGCTTCTCCCCTGTGTGGCTTCTCTTGTGACACTTCAAGTAGGACTTCTGGGTGAACTGCTTCTGGCAGACGTCACACGTGTAGGGCCTCTCGCCAGTGTGGGTTCGCTGGTGAAACTGGAGGCTAATAAGCTGCATGAAGCGCTTCCCACAGAGATTACATTGAAAGAGTCTCTCGCCTGTGTGTGATCTCTTGTGGATGACTAGCTTGGAATTACACGTAAACCTCTTCTCGCACACGTCACATGCAAAGGGCGGCAGTGCCTTGGCTTCTTGGCCATCCGGGTGACTGACTGGGCTCGCAGGGCCTGGGGAATGAATTGAATTCATCCCAGCTTGTCCCGGGGATTCTCTGTTGCCCACAGGTATGGCTTCTCCTTGAGGCTCTTCTTGGGAAATGGAGGAGGCATCTGGTTTGCTTCTTTTGGGACTGCTCAGATTCAGAGCGTCTCCTCTGTTCCCGCTGTGAGTCGAAGCTTCTCTCTCCACAACGCAGGCAGGTGTGTCAGCATACACATTTTCCACAGAGGCTATTTTTGGGGGGTCCTTCCCCTCCTTTGCTCTCACCAGATCTGCTGGAAGAAGGGATTCCACACACACAGTTAATAAAGCGCATTTTCAATACACCAAACTCATTGCAACCAAACACTGATGTTGGCTGACAACTTCCGCTCAAGCTCAAGCCTAAGACATTGGACTGTAGGTCTCTGGAAAGTAGAGGATGGGGAGGCTTTGACAGCTGAGTGCCAACTCCCCCAGGGGATGATAATGCTGGGCCCCCAGCCCCGCACCCCAGAAGAGAGGGACTAACCCCTGTGGATCCAAGTCTTCATACTCACTGGGACTctttggaagctgaggctctGGGGATGTCAGTCCTGGGTTCTCTTCCCTGTTTTCCTTCAGATCCTTCTCCAAGGTCTGCTTGGGTCTCGGAGACTTTGGGTCACCTGTTACGTCAATACTTTTGTGTAGCAGAAAGTCCTCTCCCTGAAGAGGAAAAACCAAGAGTAATGACTGCTGTGTCCAAACTGGTAGAAGCAGGGACACATCTGTCCCCTTCTGATTGGATGCACCAACTCTTCTAATGACACAGGTGTGGAAATACGTGCAGACTTCCCCTGGACCACCCCATCACCCCACGTAAACATCACCATCTCATTTCTGTGTCTGTCCCTAATCTGCACCCTCCATATTCCAAATCAGCTCCTGTGCCTGGTGGTTTTCACTGTTTGGTTCTCTGAGCATATTTCTCCCCGCCGTGCCAACGTCTCCCTGCCCCTGACGCTGGAAGGAGCATGACTCTAGTCGAGGCCCCTCAGCTGTGGCACGACTGGCATTGGGGCTGCATCACCCTGCTGGAGAAGGCGCTCCTGTGCAGAGCAGagaccccacctccaccctctaGATGCTATTAACACCCCACCATCCCCTACAATGACACACAAAAGCATCTCCAGACATGGCCATGTGTCCAGAA contains:
- the ZSCAN5A gene encoding zinc finger and SCAN domain-containing protein 5A isoform X1 — its product is MAANCTSSWSLGESCNRPGLELPRSMASSETQLGNHDVDPEISHVNFRMFSCPKESDPIQALRKLTELCHLWLRPDLHTKEQILDMLVMEQFMISMPQELQVLVMMNGVQSCKDLEDLLRNNRRPKKWSVVTFHGKEYIVQDSDIEMAEAPSSVRDDLKDVSSQRASSVNQMRPGEGQARQELQILPRVPALSRRQGEDFLLHKSIDVTGDPKSPRPKQTLEKDLKENREENPGLTSPEPQLPKSPTDLVRAKEGKDPPKIASVENVYADTPACVVEREASTHSGNRGDALNLSSPKRSKPDASSISQEEPQGEAIPVGNRESPGQAGMNSIHSPGPASPVSHPDGQEAKALPPFACDVCEKRFTCNSKLVIHKRSHTGERLFQCNLCGKRFMQLISLQFHQRTHTGERPYTCDVCQKQFTQKSYLKCHKRSHTGEKPFECKDCKKVFTYRGSLKEHQRIHSGEKPYKCSKCPRAFSRLKLLRRHQKTHPEATSQ
- the ZSCAN5A gene encoding zinc finger and SCAN domain-containing protein 5A isoform X2; the protein is MAANCTSSWSLGESCNRPGLELPRSMASSETQLGNHDVDPEISHVNFRMFSCPKESDPIQALRKLTELCHLWLRPDLHTKEQILDMLVMEQFMISMPQELQVLVMMNGVQSCKDLEDLLRNNRRPKKWSVVTFHGKEYIVQDSDIEMAEAPSSVRDDLKDVSSQRASSVNQMRPGEGQARQELQILPRVPALSRRQGEDFLLHKSIDVTGDPKSPRPKQTLEKDLKENREENPGLTSPEPQLPKSPNLVRAKEGKDPPKIASVENVYADTPACVVEREASTHSGNRGDALNLSSPKRSKPDASSISQEEPQGEAIPVGNRESPGQAGMNSIHSPGPASPVSHPDGQEAKALPPFACDVCEKRFTCNSKLVIHKRSHTGERLFQCNLCGKRFMQLISLQFHQRTHTGERPYTCDVCQKQFTQKSYLKCHKRSHTGEKPFECKDCKKVFTYRGSLKEHQRIHSGEKPYKCSKCPRAFSRLKLLRRHQKTHPEATSQ